Proteins encoded together in one Lathyrus oleraceus cultivar Zhongwan6 chromosome 5, CAAS_Psat_ZW6_1.0, whole genome shotgun sequence window:
- the LOC127080073 gene encoding uncharacterized protein LOC127080073, translating into MKEVITEKRPIGNGLVAVNEKCSAISPDRKIPNKQKDPRAVTFPCTIKDKTFKKVLIDSGAGVSLMPLSIYQRLGIGNVSDTRTNLQFADHSIKNAYGIVEDVLVTIDQFGFPVDFVIIDIPENEETPIILGRPLMRTSRCNFNIDHGTLTLKVYDDEITLNVLKNRKLEVEKEYQYQVGMIKTDVKGQNCWCKP; encoded by the coding sequence ATGAAAGAGGTAATCACTGAAAAGAGACCAATAGGAAATGGGTTGGTAGCCGTGAATGAAAAATGTAGTGCAATATCACCAGATAGGAAAATCCCAAACAAGCAGAAGGATCCTAGAGCAGTCACATTCCCATGCACTATCAAAGACAAAACTTTCAAGAAGGTACTAATTGATTCTGGAGCTGGTGTGAGTCTGATGCCATTGTCAATCTACCAAAGGCTTGGTATTGGAAATGTCAGTGATACAAGGACAAATCTGCAGTTTGCAGATCACTCCATAAAGAATGCATATGGGATAGTAGAAGATGTACTGGTGACAATAGATCAATTTGgttttcctgttgattttgtgaTCATAGATATACCTGAGAATGAAGAGACACCTATCATTCTTGGTCGACCACTCATGCGGACAAGTCGGTGCAATTTCAACATAGACCACGGTACACTAACTTTAAAagtttatgatgatgaaataactTTGAATGTTCTTAAAAATAGGAAGCTAGAGGTGGAAAAAGAATATCAGTATCAAGTAGGTATGATCAAGACAGATGTGAAAGGCCaaaattgttggtgtaagccctag